Proteins encoded within one genomic window of Chlorobaculum sp. MV4-Y:
- a CDS encoding cytochrome c biogenesis protein, whose amino-acid sequence MTLVEFPAIALAAVVCWAVGSLLQIPAKNSKVLCTLSWLFMFSGTLVLVWFLASYWIALDRPPLRTLGETRLWYATLIPAVGFLVEYRYKIGWLKYYCMGLATVFLGVNYMHPDVFEKALMPALQSPWFVPHVVVYLVGYVLLAASAVSGWHNVFLNFRGKRSTKGESMSHYLALLGFVWLTFGLIFGALWAKEAWGHYWTWDPKETWAFISWLAYLGYLHLVARKTDPRKLQWYLGMAFFVLLVCWFGVNYLPSAQNSVHTYSG is encoded by the coding sequence ATTTCCGGCAATAGCCCTCGCGGCGGTCGTGTGCTGGGCGGTAGGGAGCCTCTTGCAGATTCCGGCGAAAAACTCCAAGGTGTTATGCACCCTCTCCTGGCTTTTCATGTTCTCAGGAACCTTGGTTCTTGTATGGTTTCTAGCCTCTTACTGGATAGCTCTCGATCGTCCGCCGCTTCGCACACTTGGTGAAACGAGGCTCTGGTATGCGACGCTCATTCCTGCCGTCGGTTTCCTGGTTGAGTACCGCTACAAGATCGGCTGGCTCAAGTACTACTGCATGGGGCTGGCGACGGTGTTTCTCGGTGTCAACTACATGCACCCCGACGTCTTCGAGAAGGCCCTTATGCCTGCGTTGCAGAGCCCGTGGTTCGTGCCGCACGTGGTGGTTTATCTGGTAGGCTACGTGCTGCTGGCGGCCTCGGCGGTCTCCGGCTGGCACAACGTTTTCCTCAACTTCCGTGGCAAGCGTTCTACAAAGGGGGAGTCGATGTCTCACTATCTCGCCCTGCTTGGATTTGTGTGGCTCACCTTTGGCCTGATTTTCGGCGCACTCTGGGCCAAGGAGGCGTGGGGGCACTACTGGACCTGGGATCCGAAAGAGACCTGGGCCTTCATCTCGTGGCTGGCCTACCTCGGCTACCTGCACCTCGTGGCGCGAAAGACCGATCCGCGCAAGCTCCAGTGGTATCTCGGTATGGCGTTTTTCGTGCTGCTGGTGTGCTGGTTCGGCGTGAACTACCTCCCCTCGGCGCAGAACAGCGTGCACACCTATTCAGGCTGA